In the genome of Leishmania panamensis strain MHOM/PA/94/PSC-1 chromosome 17 sequence, one region contains:
- a CDS encoding hypothetical protein (TriTrypDB/GeneDB-style sysID: LpmP.17.0690), with amino-acid sequence MHQEHIQRLASHDAAVLRASHEFPTFTGAFARVAQVGLPVLEAEAGRIPFSYYGKEASHNMAVSLCLPALAWDITRTCILPVTDEVRRRAEVAVESNGTIPSAAAGTGKRSHAALQPDGLELFGRLAAICADVSVSVRMEVVESAAVEGNVCPAEVFASGREAGGGAAARPSYESHPCLLVRDLVPETRWHCGQQMPLVEKHARRRRHASRYPSCHDGSGGSSSRDSFSDISDGARERCNSVHLITVCRVRGLFYNLPVRQIPYVALIGTCSFSILTGSSSGCGGPCKTLSDRDREELLHRRTSWACKSASAMRARREEQQHLLAVVFQTAVCTLLAPLYLTGTPLNASADKGASIARHSLPAQSVSGFSAKLIAEYDFCGDVSIAWGMPAETLPLHPLSLSTPLRCVSAPRVGSDRGDIHPDSAWAAAGLRVDRHGLYSGALWVHQASREVDIGGKAGHRRTRGEATARRLCRAFGAPLPDPSSAPSSSATRAQRRAGRSRSFSSTAASWKGSGKTPEETLAEGILTEVVVRPGHFVVLFLTPPPLGATAVPAREAPYTVESHPFAPFPERHGTLFMILVRDCQAHPLEDDDCRGRSAPLSSALCPTHCRVLEPTHWAYDIVATNTRRRRHSAHPLSGESLTAAAAVTAAVPAFVFVDSTYVPARISEARQRTRNGDSVQQTFAQLYDEALQRLTSGWRGCESDEAPLEDYEKPLSAQTATSHETIPDQQQQPISLVPNNVLVKQEAAEVQLRVRYLCQQVLEAAAVPGMQSYMSTLPSTKHSSLTASSESVAGRTGTLHRVQLNPASLLWLSATARSVNSSAAAPRRTPVTLDPNLHRIIREEKEEQAALHTRPPLKTSLSSREPPGPVHHPSPVQVSNTEEKLTRMRHLLDTGRGNALRRLPRACAAPCPWIPEKGADRGVESGDSNTSKGATAVLSEDVMPPITTAFSARVSVLQWARKFLVIASPNTPRCAFKPTCSPAAVAPQGSVCRHQPHVLEWWVADQHAVHERVRLEFFLCFADTYVCHPELQDGMECTGSESVILGSGAVSEHVARTSLSLSPHARRALERRQRVAQLLRLLAVTDPACSPSASMAAVSFAVSLPAEWRLRVTAVEAHLRQWGWRFHHESEAVAHRGETQCNRDVAWASDARVDQSTYSRTRPSLATAVVAWPCLKVEGVVRHVTSTQALQETVVELEVVGAAAKAEFDCPFMPSQPAATDPVSSCARSPESLHVPRCSSPCPLLIPSVFLNFFISRSCRGAIMFGDVLRPNAARSMVAALDCVEQYYVCSHGRPSFTHLTPAQ; translated from the coding sequence ATGCACCAAGAGCACATCCAGCGGCTTGCCTCACatgatgctgctgtgctgcgtgccAGCCATGAGTTTCCGACCTTCACAGGCGCTTTTGCCCGCGTGGCACAGGTTGGCTTGCCAGTGCTGGAAGCCGAAGCTGGCAGGATTCCTTTTTCCTACTATGGTAAAGAAGCCTCACACAACATGGCGGTGTCGCTCTGTCTCCCAGCGCTCGCGTGGGACATTACGCGAACATGCATTCTGCCTGTCACGGACGAGgtgcgaagaagagcagaggtAGCGGTAGAGAGTAATGGCACAATCCctagtgcagcagcaggcacaggAAAGCGGAGTCACGCCGCACTACAGCCTGATGGACTTGAGCTGTTTGGTCGCCTGGCAGCCATTTGCGCTGATGTGTCCGTGAGTGTCAggatggaggtggtggaaagcgctgcggtggaagGCAACGTCTGTCCCGCTGAGGTGTTTGCCAGTGGCCGGgaggctggtggtggcgcagctgcgcgcccATCGTACGAGTCACACCCCTGTCTCCTTGTCCGGGACCTTGTACCGGAGACCCGATGGCACTGTGGCCAGCAAATGCCCCTCGTCGAGAAGCACGCGCGCAGACGTCGGCACGCCAGCCGCTACCCTTCTTGTCATGATGGTAGCGGTGGGTCTTCTTCTCGCGACAGTTTTTCAGATATTAGTGATGGAGCAAGGGAGAGATGCAACAGTGTGCACCTGATCACCGTGTGCCGAGTACGCGGACTATTCTACAACCTGCCAGTGCGCCAGATCCCTTATGTAGCACTTATCGGCACCTGTAGCTTCAGCATTctcaccggcagcagcagcggttgTGGCGGCCCCTGCAAGACTCTCAGTGACCGTGATCGAGAGGAGCTCTTGCACCGTCGCACCTCGTGGGCCTGCAAGTCGGCGTCCGCCATGCGTGCACGGcgggaggagcagcagcacctcctaGCGGTTGTATTCCAGACAGCGGTGTGTACGTTGTTAGCGCCGCTGTATCTCACCGGCACACCTCTCAACGCAAGCGCTGACAAAGGCGCATCGATCGCCCGGCACTCGTTGCCGGCGCAGAGTGTCTCCGGGTTCTCTGCAAAGTTGATTGCTGAGTATGACTTCTGCGGGGACGTGAGTATTGCCTGGGGTATGCCAGCTGAAACACTCCCATTGCAccctctttcgctctctaCACCGCTTCGCTGCGTCTCTGCTCCGCGCGTGGGTAGTGATCGAGGTGACATACACCCCGACTCCgcgtgggcggcggcggggctgCGCGTGGATCGTCACGGCTTGTACAGTGGTGCTCTCTGGGTGCATCAGGCATCACGAGAGGTGGACATTGGTGGAAAGGCGGGACACCGTCGCACACGCGGCGAGGCGACGGCGCGTCGTCTGTGTCGCGCATTCGGCGCCCCACTGCCAGACCCCTCATCTGCCCCATCATCGTCAGCCACTCGTGCACAGCGGCGCGCAGGGCGATCACGTTCGTTTTCTTCGACCGCCGCGAGTTGGAAAGGTAGTGGAAAGACCCCGGAGGAGACGCTGGCAGAGGGTATATTGACAGAAGTGGTTGTGCGGCCTGGTCACTTCGTggttctcttcctcacccctcctccgctgggtgccaccgccgtcccTGCCCGTGAGGCACCGTATACAGTAGAGAGCCACCCTTTTGCGCCTTTTCCTGAGCGTCACGGGACCCTCTTTATGATACTCGTGCGAGATTGTCAAGCACATCCTCTAGAAGACGATGACTGTCGAGGTCGATCAGCTCCTCTGTCTTCAGCGTTGTGCCCGACGCATTGCCGTGTGCTGGAACCTACGCACTGGGCCTACGACATTGTCGCTACCAACACACGTCGACGTCGCCACAGCGCACATCCGCTGTCAGGGGAGTCcctcacagcagccgcagcagtaACGGCAGCCGTCCCAGCTTTCGTATTCGTTGACAGCACGTACGTCCCTGCCCGCATCTCGGAGGCCCGACAGCGGACCCGAAACGGAGACTCCGTACAGCAGACCTTTGCGCAGCTCTACGACgaagcactgcagcgcctcaccAGCGGCTGGCGGGGGTGCGAGAGTGACGAGGCACCCCTTGAGGATTACGAGAAGCCTCTGTCTGCCCAAACAGCAACTTCACATGAAACCATACCagatcagcagcagcagccgatcTCTCTCGTCCCAAACAATGTGCTTGTGAAACAGGAAGCTGCGGAGGTACAGTTACGCGTGCGGTACCTCTGTCAACAGGTACTggaagccgctgctgttcctGGGATGCAGTCGTACATGTCGACACTGCCTTCCACAAAGCACAGCTCTTTGACCGCATCCTCGGAGAGTGTGGCTGGTCGCACAGGCACTCTGCATCGCGTCCAACTCAAccccgcctcgctgctgtggctaAGCGCCACTGCACGCAGCGTAAActcctcggcagcagcgccgcgtcgtACTCCTGTCACCCTCGACCCCAACCTGCACCGTATCAtcagagaggaaaaggaggagcaggcagcactgcacacTCGCCCTCCTTTGAAAACATCACTATCCTCTCGTGAGCCCCCTGGCCCTGTGCATCACCCATCGCCTGTACAGGTCTCTAACACGGAGGAAAAGTTAACGCGAATGCGACATCTCCTGGACACAGGACGTGGGAATGCGCTACGTCGATTGCCTCGCGCCTGTGCGGCACCGTGTCCATGGATACCAGAGAAAGGAGCCGACAGAGGTGTCGAGAGCGGTGACTCCAATACATCCAAAggcgccacagcagtgctCTCGGAAGATGTCATGCCACCAATCACAACCGCCTTCTCAGCGCGCGTGTCAGTGCTCCAGTGGGCACGCAAGTTCCTGGTCATTGCCTCTCCCAACACTCCACGATGTGCGTTCAAGCCAACCTGCAgccctgcagcagtggcccCTCAAGGTTCTGTATGCCGTCATCAGCCACACGTGCTGGAGTGGTGGGTTGCGGATCAGCACGCGGTACACGAACGAGTGCGACTGGagttctttctctgtttcgctGACACCTATGTGTGCCATCCCGAGCTGCAGGATGGCATGGAGTGCACCGGGAGTGAGTCCGTGATCCTCGGGTCTGGCGCTGTCTCAGAGCACGTAGCTCGTACCTCCTTGTCGCTTAGCCCTCACGCACGAAGAGCGCTAGAGCGTCGCCAGCgcgttgcgcagctgctgcggttgctcGCGGTCACTGACCCCGCATGTTCGCCGAGTGCAtcgatggcggcggtgtcatTCGCTGTGTCCCTGCCAGCCGAGTGGCGTCTACGTGTGACCGCGGTGGAGGCACATCTGCGCCAGTGGGGGTGGCGTTTCCATCACGAAAGTGAGGCCGTCGCGCACCGAGGAGAGACGCAGTGCAACAGAGACGTTGCTTGGGCCAGCGACGCGCGTGTTGACCAGTCCACGTACTCACGCACTCGTCCCTCACTGGCAACAGCTGTTGTGGCGTGGCCGTGCTTGAAGGTGGAAGGGGTCGTTCGCCATGTCACCTCCACGCAGGCCCTGCAGGAAACGGTGGTGGAGCTGGAAGTGGTGGGAGCCGCAGCGAAGGCAGAATTCGACTGTCCCTTCATGCCCTCGCAGCCTGCCGCCACTGACCCCGTCTCTTCATGCGCCCGCTCTCCCGAGTCGTTACACGTaccgcgctgctcctctccgTGCCCGCTGCTCATTCCCTCGGTGTTTCTCAACTTCTTCATCTCGCGCTCCTGTCGCGGGGCCATCATGTTCGGGGACGTTCTTCGCCCCAACGCGGCCCGCTCTATGGTGGCTGCACTGGACTGTGTCGAACAGTACTACGTGTGCTCGCACGGCCGTCCCTCCTTCACCCATCTCACTCCTGCACAGTAG
- a CDS encoding hypothetical protein (TriTrypDB/GeneDB-style sysID: LpmP.17.0710), which produces MLSPTAVHRVGLLSTFIANGALYAAHFASMQTPAGALILSGSVFRCLTLPFTIYGDQCLHRVACALPELQEAHKAYLGIVDHPRAIAWEKRVAAQKLKNDRDRIFRSFRTNNVKMTAPYAVGSALSLYCLGVPAQMIGSFFLDAGMAIVSPLAISCMPGGHLSLASIPSIAAVALFTVDPTLAVAAGLTCFNTIQHLNQRVGFNDRLDGWIKNTKLAVGLSLGLVAASSLLAGPLAYVLALPPLHFFPPYVAPVWLGMSATTALKTIFVNGTAPGQAMFRLPSYPPEHGTYGGESTAAGHEYRLAFTGVDVEETRSIWQTQKRILDYECDVRLHRLLKKLGLFNDVDELEYEADKLKRKRAVARARRLAYTVAGEDVSTITQAHRRRCAMRGNNRETSQEADEYSSASSNDMVAAQLEQAQLEEQRGRQARQAAREAAWKQRH; this is translated from the coding sequence ATGTTGTCACCGACAGCCGTGCATCGCGTcggcctcctctccaccttcaTTGCGAACGGCGCTCTCTATGCGGCGCACTTCGCCTCCATGCAGACCCCTGCCGGGGCGTTAATCCTCTCCGGCAGCGTCTTCCGCTGCCTCACACTGCCTTTTACAATCTACGGTGACCAATGCCTTCACCGCGTAGCATGTGCCCTCccagagctgcaggaggcgcacaAGGCGTACCTCGGCATTGTCGATCACCCACGTGCCATAGCGTGGGAAAAGCGCGTGGCAGCGCAGAAGCTGAAGAACGACCGCGACCGCATCTTTCGCAGCTTTCGCACCAACAACGTGAAAATGACAGCGCCGTACGCGGTCGGGTCGGCCCTCTCGCTGTACTGCCTCGGTGTGCCGGCACAGATGATCGGGTCATTTTTTCTAGATGCCGGCATGGCAATTGTGAGCCCGCTTGCCATATCCTGCATGCCGGGCGGCCACCTCAGCTTGGCGAGCATACCCTCgatcgccgctgtcgcacTCTTCACTGTCGATCCAACTCTTGCCGTTGCGGCAGGATTAACGTGCTTCAATACGATTCAGCACCTCAACCAGCGAGTCGGCTTCAATGACCGGCTTGATGGATGGATTAAGAACACGAAGCTGGCGGTGGGTCTTAGCCTAGGACTCGTCGCTGCAAGCTCGCTGCTAGCTGGCCCGCTCGCGTacgtgctggcgctgccacccctCCACTTCTTTCCTCCGTACGTTGCGCCTGTGTGGCTTGGCATGAGCGCCACTACGGCGCTGAAAACGATCTTCGTCAACGGCACGGCACCTGGTCAGGCCATGTTCCGGCTACCCTCGTACCCGCCAGAGCACGGCACATATGGCGGAGAGAGCACGGCAGCGGGGCATGAGTACCGGCTCGCCTTCACAGGTGTGGACGTGGAGGAAACGCGCAGCATCTGGCAGACACAGAAGCGCATCCTCGACTACGAGTGCGATGTCCGTCTACATCGACTTCTAAAGAAGCTTGGGCTCTTCAATGATGTGGATGAGCTCGAGTATGAAGCTGACAAGCTCAAGCGCAAGCGTGCAGTGGCACGTGCGCGGCGTCTCGCTTACACCGTGGCGGGCGAGGATGTCTCTACGATAACCCAAGCCCACAGGCGCCGTTGCGCGATGCGTGGTAACAACAGGGAGACATCCCAAGAGGCGGATGagtacagcagcgcctcctctaACGATATGGTTGCAGCACAGTTGGAGCAAGCGCAGTTAGAGGAGCAGCGGGGTCGACAAGCCCGACAAGCCGCACGTGAGGCTGCGTGGAAGCAACGTCACTAG
- a CDS encoding protein kinase, putative (TriTrypDB/GeneDB-style sysID: LpmP.17.0700) yields MYEGASSPTTLSCSGGSSGMHLDEPDASHSQLPLSSKALSPQLTPSTPAMQRLPHQGAPPSPLQQQELNPPMTSLSRRLWNQFQARELPYPAQRDKGSSAADTKIRAPAQFSMSCESSSGNATNPQRSMLLGLSTRCSENSPAVAPVGSPPSSLFSTPMTRHLEGCTPKESPDFRTLFTPYTSPPSLAFTAESPENADSNKRMWNVYRRQNDWMKSSTVDCSILTHPQVHSAGLDSIPGASLATTPVQQQANVSSHKPIRDTSGRTASQTMDPKYNGGTSTVARSPSALAAATPFRDLDQLYPSKSAMFPTSSREPWPQRHIIFPTKPLSPMRRSESHSTGRSPFSHPLGGAHQLFRSIESASVSKELLALNHDVVRATSEASTSSAHRTQSSRQCSGRRYSPSTSPVHDKDYICDFSTASADQRMPLPILKRQPHLCSSGSISGRFGGPSLVSTAHRSVNRSSSSHTADRSGWSASSTPPPAVMGVNSREDFVRRFGGESMQNLSALSQSHHQQPQQPPSPLPTTLSLQPRTLIAGIMHDHSPCSSPTPTEPTTAALVRSPEWHESVERSVDSCSCAPSLFAAVQQQHRPLLSTPVMDHSAEYSTASTQEWAPLGRRVSLRNQHRRPVANASIFTAGGNSSSNTRRQFSYNSVSPAPAHSNEESSTPLKLPALPPPPPWSPGEALHWMRNRLTLQEQEEMLACDVVYYCGPPVHPRTACGVTDCATPLPLVHHTVEKITSASSLPKNKGEVVSSTAPLASYFPITLGMHISFRYEVLEVLGFGTFSVVVHALDHAALPLSPERHCALKLIRRELLYQNAAQAEWGICEQLKKCCAGMRRCSGGCFGEGASGATADYRAKPFVHHCKPSASSLPSASPRLSMADQRTLRFASVLTPRSCFEYRGYHIIVFPLLGFSVRDAVELRRELREAKADHAISPSPFPLPADVLLVQPGDQARVTLPTEVVNSVLAQLVRALHFMHHCAHILHGDIKPENIVFVDRSMSGRSSSSISGHFAESGGAASQQPLPRLPSQPQHLQAPLPCTGDAGPLPTPLSLYPFRRLSFDPPPSLLSSAAAPSPSSSYSGTIPRRPHVTEYVERHPSPEVGDCGSANSSMSTCSSSLPPLTAPYPPQRDTVVTDGPDRGITMMSRSHSLQHLGCEVTSSAQRHPSSGDLLNQCITGGVLVSLTGHSLCMAGSRTGALTSSPLSTLTCAGVVGGSMGGGTGDTALSEAPRSSNGSPRGASASPTSRPGHDSRGGVGGGGDESSSTVTSSARARLTYALPYAMAASTATMASSRIALIDLGHAHLIPPGTTGTSFPLQSPSYRCPEMALRLPYTTAIDMWSVGCVLYELHTGHPLFPDACDDVMLLQSAVRTLGMPDPAFLATVKSCWRRYKQHKLSTTAAVAHVHGDVASPSTSPQKLQRLLPQLHPQEPQLAVDGEDVKQDEEVIIVERCWLQFIQVLNDAAGHQREHDQRLKAQQQWSTPSVVESSQRSPREADSPLAKGSGGTTTWETAEQLALLQVMFPGGQAHEPDQCFSLPSKCDWGQYAWVDFFLGCLYWDAGKRLTATEAQVHPYLASHFAPEGTPATAVTANNNTASSAMDKRDVAGDPAMSALGLSAGSSDGAPEAPVTAIIRPKQCSGLYYLRHHPLTCRLFQSAPETASQPRSPHSNRSTTSNDAESLLTPLLMKPSAIVPFELPSSNCTAPSARLWEEHRELLPHCYDSALDIHSTPQIRTERLARSPYHCNDHRRNPFGSTERHPFRAFSESDQGIESPVEVSAESSIRGNLASTQKPRRDGSTSEVMVLPLN; encoded by the coding sequence ATGTACGAAGGGGCATCGTCACCGACCActctcagctgcagcggtggtagcAGTGGGATGCACCTCGATGAGCCAGACGCGTCGCATTCACAGCTCCCACTGTCGTCAAAGGCCCTTTCTCCACAGCTCACCCCGAGTACCCCAGCGATGCAGCGACTGCCACATCAAGGCGCACCTCCGTCACcgttgcagcagcaagagTTGAACCCACCCATGACCTCACTGTCACGGCGACTCTGGAACCAGTTCCAAGCACGGGAACTCCCCTATCCCGCACAGCGAGACAAGggctccagcgctgccgacACCAAGATACGAGCCCCTGCGCAGTTTTCGATGTCATGCGAGAGTAGCAGTGGAAACGCGACCAATCCGCAGCGTTCGATGCTTCTCGGCTTGTCGACACGGTGCAGCGAGAACTCTCCTGCAGTTGCCCCGGTCGGCTCACCCCCGTCGTCTCTGTTCTCCACGCCCATGACGCGTCACCTGGAGGGATGCACCCCGAAGGAGTCCCCCGATTTCCGGACGTTGTTCACCCCGTACACCTCACCACCGTCGCTCGCCTTCACCGCGGAGAGCCCAGAGAATGCGGACAGCAACAAACGAATGTGGAATGTGTACAGGCGCCAGAATGATTGGATGAAGTCATCCACGGTGGACTGTTCCATCCTCACTCACCCGCAGGTGCATTCTGCGGGCCTCGACTCGATCCCCGGAGCATCCCTTGCAACGACgccagtgcagcagcaggccaaTGTTTCTTCACACAAGCCCATTCGCGACACCTCAGGCCGTACCGCCAGCCAGACCATGGATCCTAAATACAACGGAGGCACAAGCACCGTGGCGCGCTCCCCATCCGCGTTAGCCGCTGCTACACCTTTTCGCGACCTCGACCAGCTCTATCCATCTAAGTCCGCAATGTTCCCCACCAGCTCGAGGGAGCCCTGGCCCCAACGCCACATCATCTTCCCTACAAAGCCGCTGTCGCCAATGAGAAGGAGCGAGTCCCACAGCACCGGCCGCAGTCCATTCTCCCACCCATTAGGTGGAGCGCACCAGCTTTTCAGGTCTATAGAAAGTGCATCAGTGAGCAAGGAGCTGTTGGCTCTCAACCACGACGTCGTTCGTGCCACCAGCGAAGCATCCACGTCGTCAGCGCACCGCACGCAGTCGtcgcggcagtgcagcggtCGCCGCTACAGTCCCAGCACGAGCCCCGTGCACGATAAGGACTACATATGTGACTTCTCGACAGCGTCGGCAGACCAGCGGATGCCCCTGCCAATTCTTAAGAGGCAGCCGCACCTGTGCTCTTCCGGCAGCATTAGCGGTCGTTTCGGTGGTCCCTCCCTTGTTAGTACAGCCCACCGGAGTGTGAaccgtagcagcagcagccacacggCAGACCGAAGCGGCTGGTCAgcttcctccacccctcccccggCTGTGATGGGGGTGAACTCACGCGAGGACTTCGTTCGCCGCTTTGGTGGCGAGAGTATGCAAAACCTCTCCGCCCTTTCGCAGTCGCATcaccagcagccgcagcagcccccctctcctctccccaccactCTGTCGTTGCAGCCCAGAACTCTAATCGCGGGCATCATGCACGACCACTCGCCGTGTTCTTCTCCCACGCCGACGGAGCCAACCACGGCAGCGTTGGTGCGATCACCAGAGTGGCACGAAAGTGTGGAAAGGTCTGTCGACTCTTGCTCCTGCGCCCCGTCACTCttcgctgcggtgcagcaacagcatcgACCGCTTCTATCGACTCCAGTGATGGACCACTCGGCGGAGTACAGCACTGCCAGTACACAAGAGTGGGCCCCTTTGGGTCGCCGCGTCAGCCTCCGCAATCAGCATCGCAGGCCGGTAGCCAACGCCTCCATCTTCACCGCTGGCGGCAACAGTAGCAGCAATACAAGAAGGCAGTTCAGCTACAACTCTGTGTCACCAGCACCCGCGCATTCAAATGAGGAGTCATCGACGCCACTGAAGTTACccgcactgccaccaccgccaccgtggTCGCCTGGCGAGGCCCTGCACTGGATGCGAAATCGActgacgctgcaggagcaggaggagatgcTGGCGTGCGATGTGGTGTACTACTGTGGGCCTCCCGTGCATCCGCGCACGGCGTGCGGAGTAACGGACTGTGCGACACCCTTGCCCCTAGTCCATCACACCGTGGAGAAGATTACAAGCGCCAGCAGTCTTCCGAAAAACAAGGGGGAAGTTGTATCATCCACCGCTCCCCTCGCTTCGTACTTTCCGATCACCCTCGGCATGCACATATCTTTTCGCTACGAGGTGCTGGAGGTTCTGGGGTTCGGCACATTCAGCGTCGTCGTGCACGCCCTTGACCACGCAgccttgcctctctcccctgaGCGGCACTGTGCGTTGAAGCTGATTCGGCGCGAATTACTCTACCAGAATGCGGCACAGGCGGAGTGGGGCATCTGCGAGCAACTGAAGAAGTGCTGCGCAGGGATGCGCCGGTGCAGTGGAGGCTGCTTCGGAGAGGGTGCAAGCGGGGCCACCGCCGACTATCGGGCCAAGCCGTTTGTACATCACTGCAAGCCCTCTGCATCGTCGTTGCCATCAGCGTCACCGCGGCTGTCCATGGCGGACCAGCGCACGCTGCGCTTTGCCTCGGTGCTCACCCCACGGAGCTGCTTTGAGTACCGCGGCTACCACATCATTGTTTTTCCGCTCCTCGGCTTCAGCGTACGCGACGCGGTGGAACTGCGGCGCGAGTTGCGAGAAGCGAAGGCCGACCACGCCATAAGCCCTTCCCCGTTCCCGCTCCCTGCTGATGTGCTACTTGTGCAACCTGGCGACCAAGCGAGAGTGACACTACCGACCGAGGTGGTCAACAGCGttctcgcgcagctcgtACGGGCCCTTCACTTTATGCACCACTGCGCACACATCCTCCACGGCGACATCAAGCCAGAGAACATCGTATTTGTGGATCGCTCTATGAGcgggaggagcagcagcagcatcagcggccATTTTGCCGAATcgggcggtgctgcgagtCAACAGCCCCTACCCCGCCTACcatcgcagccgcagcacctccaggcCCCCCTTCCGTGCACTGGCGATGCAggtcccctccccaccccgctcAGCCTGTACCCCTTCCGTCGACTGAGCTTTGACCCCCCGCCGTCGTTGCTCTCGAGCGCGGCTGctccctcgccttcctcctcgtaCAGCGGAACTATTCCCCGTCGCCCCCATGTGACTGAATACGTGGAAAGGCACCCCAGCCCGGAAGTCGGCGACTGCGGAAGCGCCAACAGCAGCATGTCAACGTGCTCctcgtctctgccgccgctgacagCCCCGTACCCGCCACAGAGGGATACTGTAGTCACTGACGGCCCTGACAGAGGTATCACGATGATGAGCCGTAGTCACAGTTTGCAGCACCTTGGTTGCGAAGTGACTAGCAGCGCCCAGCGCCATCCCTCCAGCGGAGATCTCCTCAATCAGTGTATCACGGGCGGAGTTTTGGTTTCCCTTACGGGCCACTCGCTTTGTATGGCAGGTAGCCGCACTGGCGCCTTAACCTCCTCCCCGCTCTCCACATTAACGTGCGCCGGGGTCGTCGGGGGGTCGATGGGGGGTGGGACGGGGGACACAGCCCTGAGCGaggcgccgcgcagcagcaacggcagcccACGgggcgccagcgccagccccACAAGTCGCCCAGGCCAcgacagccgcggcggcgtaggcggcggtggcgatgaaTCAAGCAGCACTGTCACGTCCTCGGCACGCGCTCGGCTGACTTACGCGTTACCTTATGCAATGGCTGCGTCAACCGCTACAATGGCCTCGTCACGGATTGCTCTCATCGACCTTGGCCACGCCCATCTCATCCCCCCTGGTACCACTGgcacctccttccctcttcagTCACCGTCCTACCGCTGCCCCGAGATggctctgcggctgccgtaCACCACCGCCATAGACATGTGGTCGGTTGGGTGCGTCCTCTACGAACTCCACACTGGCCACCCCCTGTTCCCTGACGCTTGTGACGACGTaatgctgctgcagtcggcGGTAAGGACACTTGGGATGCCAGATCCAGCCTTTCTCGCTACTGTGAAGtcctgctggaggaggtacAAGCAGCACAAGCTAAGCACGACCGCAGCGgtcgcgcacgtgcacggcGATGTAGCTTCACCGAGCACCAGCCcacagaagctgcagcggctcttGCCTCAACTACACCCGCAAGAGCCACAGCTAGCCGTAGATGGCGAGGACGTGAAGCAGGATGAGGAAGTCATCATCGTCGAGCGGTGCTGGCTCCAGTTCATCCAGGTGTTGAACGACGCCGCGGGACACCAGCGAGAACACGACCAACGCCTCAAGGCCCAACAGCAGTGGAGCACGCCATCCGTTGTGGAGAGCTCCCAGCGAAGTCCGAGGGAAGCAGACTCGCCTCTCGCAAAAGGGAGCGGTGGCACGACTACGTGGGAGacggcagagcagctggcACTGTTGCAAGTAATGTTCCCTGGAGGCCAAGCGCACGAACCCGATCAGTGTTTCTCGCTGCCAAGCAAGTGTGACTGGGGTCAGTATGCGTGGGTGGACTTCTTTCTGGGGTGCCTCTACTGGGACGCCGGGAAGCGGCTCACGGCGACGGAGGCGCAGGTTCATCCGTATCTCGCGTCCCACTTCGCGCCTGAGGGGACACCTGCGACGGCCGTGACcgcgaacaacaacaccgcATCCTCGGCGATGGACAAAAGAGACGTCGCAGGTGACCCGGCAATGAGCGCCCTCGGGCTCTCTGCTGGCTCTAGTGACGGAGCTCCAGAAGCGCCAGTGACCGCGATCATACGGCCGAAGCAGTGCTCGGGGCTCTACTACCTCCGGCACCACCCTCTGACGTGTCGCCTCTTCCAGTCAGCACCAGAGACAGCCAGTCAGCCCAGAAGCCCCCACAGCAACCGCTCCACCACCAGCAACGACGCAGAATCGCTCTTGACACCGCTCCTGATGAAACCCTCCGCCATTGTGCCGTTCGAGCTCCCCTCTAGCAACTGCACGGCTCCGTCAGCGCGTCTGTGGGAAGAGCATCGGGAGCTGCTGCCCCACTGCTACGACTCGGCCCTTGACATTCATTCCACGCCACAGATCCGGACCGAGCGGCTTGCTCGGTCGCCTTACCACTGTAACGATCACCGCCGCAACCCCTTCGGCAGCACGGAGAGGCACCCGTTCCGCGCCTTCTCCGAAAGCGACCAAGGTATAGAGAGTCCTGTTGAGGTCTCCGCCGAGTCATCTATACGCGGCAACCTCGCGAGCACGCAAAAGCCACGCAGAGACGGTTCGACGTCGgaggtgatggtgctgcCTCTCAACTGA